Genomic window (Chionomys nivalis chromosome 7, mChiNiv1.1, whole genome shotgun sequence):
CTCAGAGACAAGCTCTTCCCTTCAACGAGGATAAAAAGTCAAATGGGCCAAGATGGCAGGCATTTTTTGGGACCTGTCTGACATGTATTTTTGGACACTTCTAAAATAAAAGGCATCAATTTTAAATgtgtccctcttttttttcccccttcatggTTATCCCATGTAGGGGAAAAGATGTAAGATTAGACAAAGAGAGGCAGACACAAGCAATAATTAACAAATGTATTACATTCCTTGTTATCATGCATGCAAAGAGATTCAAATCAAAGCatgggaatattttttaaaattacatttattagccgggcggtggtggcgcacgcctttaatcccagcactcgggaggcagaggcaggcggatctctgtgagttcgaggccagcccggtctacaagagctagttccaggacaggaaccaaaaaaagctacggagaaaccctgtcttgaaaaatcaaaaaaaaacaaaacaaaacaaaacatttatttgtgtgtgtgtgtaggtgtgcatgtacCTCAGTgtgcttgtgaaggtcagagtctgtcctgaagactgaactcaggtcatcaggcctggcagcagacacctttatctgctgagccatcttgccggccCCAAGGAGACTCTTGAACAGATGCTAAAAGACAaggaaggagatggctcagcagctaagagcacttgctgcacctGCACTCATGAGCACATACCCATTAACATGCAGACAAATATACCTacattaagaataaaaatttataaaagacTAGGAAGACTGATAAAACTAGTACTTCTCATTGGATAAATGCTGGGAAGTATTTGAAATTAACTTTCCCTTTGCCCCATGAGTATTATATCtgctcaaaatgaataaataggaaATGAATTTCAGTTTTAAACATTTGCAACACACTGCTCAATAACAGGAAAATCACTAAATCAAGTAGGAATCCATAGGAATGAGCTGAGCCCTTCCTTCCCAGACAAGTTCCTGCTCTGTAAACATGCACGTAAGGATCTTCAGAAGAGGgctctttggtacaggaaggtaaaACTGTGACCTCAGCTTCTTGGCATGAGATGCAAGCATGCGGCCCAGAATCCAAACCAGGATTCAGGGCTGTGTGCTTGGGGCATTACTGAGTGAACACAGACCATCTACAGTCTGGGAAAGAGGTTTTGAATTCAATCTTTCATATCCTTTTCTTAAAACTAAAAGCCAATTCACATCCCTAAAATTTCCGAAGACTTCCCCTAGATGCTCATGGCATCAAGGCTGACTTCTATGATCTATCTGGTCAGGACTACCTCACGGTCTAATAAAAGGCCACATCCTTCCTGCCTTGCGGCTCTGCTACATGCTCTCTTCTCAAAGTAGCCCTTTCGCTTATTCAGCTGCTGTTTACCCATTCAGTGTCAGACACGTTATTTCTTCAAGTCTTCCTTGACTTCATTTCCAGACCTAATCTAGACGTAGTGCTTCTGGGTATTCTTTCATGGCATCTTTTATAGTCTGTAAAACCGGATACTACCAATCTCCCCAGTTAGACTATAAATTCCACGTGCAACATGCTCATTACAAGTCTAacacaattatatttttttcagtgAAACATGTATTTCATCCTAAAATTTTCCTTCGAAAGAGTTATGAACGAACATATAGTCAGAGGCATTACACTTGCAACAGATTCATTTGATTAAATGTCCAAATAACCTATTTAATTGCCGTAGGacacattttagaaaaaatagcttgcatttttttctgatagGAAAGATAACTAATCACAACCAGGTAACTGAACTTAACTGATTTCATTTCATATCCGAGAGCAGTGGTTAGTGGGAAGAGACGCTGGAACGGTACTTTCATCCAATACGGTACAAGCAAACAGACTTGTAACTGGattctggctctgcctcttgCCAGATGAGCCACCACAGGCAGAGACAtctaacctctctgagcctcaggttcTGCATCAACAGGAGTTTAACAGCAACATCTCCACAGAGTTATTGCTAGGATTAAAACATAGCCCGTGCAGGAAGTACACAGTATAATGCCCGCACATAGAGAACGCTTAATAACACGAACTGTCAACAGTCTTTAAGATGTTAACGTTATGTTCTCTCCTGTAAGCCCTAGAGGTCCCTTTGGATCTACTAGGTGCAAATCCAAGAGAATTACAGGCTATGGCCTAGTGCCTGCTCTCCAGGGAGCAAATCTTGGCGACTTCAAAGCGTGGCTAAACATCAAGGCAGGAAAGAACTCGACGACAAGGTGTCACACTTCATTTAATCTGAAGAATATTACAGGCTGTCTTCAGATATAAATTATAACAGTACAGAACAAGCAGCgaattcaaacaatttaaaaactaaataagtcTACACGGTGTTAATTGCTGGCAAGAGTCCTGCcaatcttctttttttaagtcaCCCCTGCCCTCATTTCAGTAGACGTGCACCATGCCATAGAGGAACGTCCAGAAGAGGACGTAGGTGAAGAGGCCTCCGATGAGGCCTCCTGTAAAGAGAGGTCTTCTTGACTTAAAATACTTGTTCCACCTCCTTCCCGCTTTGAGaatcaggagcagagagagcaggACGGAGGCGAGCAGGTAGAAGATGAAGCCGTAGAGGCCGGTGAGGCCGAGGATGCCGGCTGTGGCCCCCGACAGCGCTGACACTGAGGTCCGGCAGTAATCGAGGACCGCGGCGTTGCCTCGCACGGCTGCCTCGCTGATGAACGGCGGCCCTTCCCGTTTGGCCACCACCGCGGCCATCGCACCCGCCGGGGCTCCGCTTCTGCCTTCTCGCGGACTCAACGCGGAACTGCGGAGAAAACCAAGTTACAAGTGGCGCCCGAAGGCCGGCGAGTTGGGCGCACGGCGCCTTCTTCCCCTGGGACCTCCGACACCGCGCCtaggcctctgacctccacgggacGCCGAGGCTGAGGCTCGAGCCGGCCTGGGACGGCAGCACATCCGCACACGCCCGAAAGGCTCGCCGAGTTACCTGGAACACAGCGGCACACAGTCCCTCGTGTTCCCTCACACAGGAAACTACGGAATGCTCCGCGCCGCCATCTTGTGCCGGAGGCTGCTGGGAGGGCTCAGGTTGCGCAGGCGCACTAACTCCGCCCCGCCCTCCCACGCTTGCGCCTCGGGCTTGCTCCCCCTCCCGCCCCACTTCTGCACCCAAGTCCCGGGACTCCCGAAAGCCGAGCAGCGCTCCAGCTGGTGATTGGCTGgatattattaattattcatGAGGGGGCGGACCGAGCAATGCTGCCCTTTGTTAACCAGGGAGGGCGCGGCCGTGGGCATTCTCGCTGCGGGTCTCACCGGGCGCTGTCGGCTTCTCACATTTGAGTCGAAATGTCCTACATCCCGGGCCAGCCTGTCACCGCCGTAGTGGTGAGTGCGTTCGCGCGGGCTCCTTCTCCTCTTGGCTCACCCCATTTTGCAGAGCGGGAAAACTGACATCTAGACAGGCGGAGAAAGCTCAGGACCCGGGGCTTCTGCGTGCATTCCGGTGGCCAGAGTTCCAGTTGCCATTTCTGTTTAACAGTGCTGCAGCCTTCCCTGGCCAGGAGAGGTGGCTGGGACCTAAGAACCACCCGAGACCCAGAGCAGAGGTCAGATCCCGGGCATTGCCGCCGCAGGGCGAATACCTTTTGGCAGGCGCCGACCGGGAGGACGGAGGAGAAAGGCTGGCCCGTGGGAGTGTTAGAAAACTCCCCTGCCCTAGGCCTCCGTGTTCCCAGCTGGGCGGCCGCGGGGGGCGGGCGCCGACGTCCGAGAGTGAGTCTCAGCCTTTGGAATGAGGAAGCGTTTCCTCTGCTCCAGCCGGCACACTACCGCTGCCGCCTAGCCGTAGGAGATTTAGGGGGTGGGACTGGCCAGAGTTTGTCCTAACCgccccttcccccttctcatCCGGCCTTGCTCTGGGGACCGACTCCCTTGATGCTAAACTTGGTTTTCTGAACTTTACAGGATACTCAGCCCCTTGGTTCAAAGTgcgtgttcctgtgtgtgtgacaCTTGACGTTGTAGACCTTTCTTTCCGGGGTCGCCTTCTGGGTTTGTTTTGAACACCAGTTGCATTTGACTAGGCAAAGGGAAGAAGGGGTTGGGGTGTAGATCTAAACACCAAGGTCACTGTCTGAGGGAGTCTGCAGTCCAGCCCTGAGGCAGAGGTGGGTATGCTGAACCTCCACGGAGCTCCAGCGCCCAGCCTCACTTTTAGGCCctcgctggccttgaacttctggcagCACTCCCTCTTTAGCCTTCCAGGTGTTGGAGTCACAGGCGTGAGTCCATATGCTCTGGAGCTGTAGGGCCGGGACGGGTGTACTGGAGAGCGCCCAAAGTCAAGAGGGTGGGGGGCAATGAAGTCACTGATGAAGGTGGCATGGGAGGGTGAGCTTAGAGCCCCAGCTCAGGCCTGGCTAGAAGGAAACACTGCTGGGCCAGTGGACAGTTTCCTGGTTTTCACAACACTTCTAGGATCTCTCTCTAGCTGCTCCAGAAAGGTATCCAGGCTTGACTCATCTGGAAAGGAGAGGGTGCAGGTGAGGGCCTAGGGAGAGCCACTCTGCTGCCTGACTTCTGTGTAAGTCAGTAGTCACAGGGCCTTGTCGCCTTTTGAACCTTGCTGGTGGCCGTGCATGAGAATAGGGCTGGAGCAGCTTACACTTTTGGGCAGGAAGCCCCAGGTAAATGGGCCTTAGGCATCGTGTTTCTTCCTCTCCGCAGGCCAGTCAGGTCTCTCTCTGAGCTGTAAGGCCACGGTCCTGTCCTACTGCCAGGTGCATGCCCGAGCGTAAGCAGGCAGATCTGGCCTCTATCCCTAGTCTTGATTGCTCACGGGGTGGAGATGCTTTCCTCCAGTCTTGCCCTCTCACGTATAGTTCACATCCTGATTCTGTTACAGTCATTTTGTCCCCTCCCCTGAACTCTGGTCCCAAGTGATGTCAGCAGGTGGCTCCTGACACTCCCAACTACGCTGCACTCTCCCTGGGTCCCCTACTGAGTAATGGTTCTGTTCATCTcactgcttctcaaccttcctaatgctgcagccctttaatacagttcctcatgatgtggtgaccccaaccataaaattgttttccttgCTATTTCCTAATTGTGATTTTGCTCccgttatgaattgtaatgtaaatacctgtgttttctgatggtcttaggtgactgtgaaagggttgttcgccccacaggggtcatgacccacaggttgagagccactgatttAGATGACTGGATGATCAGTCCTTGTCTGTGGATCGTCACTTCTAAGTAGCTCATGCCTTCAGGCCTCCGTACCCTACCCATGAGGAATTCATTCCCCTACCCACTCCAGTGATCATTGTAGCATCAATGCCCTGCCT
Coding sequences:
- the Emc6 gene encoding ER membrane protein complex subunit 6; this encodes MAAVVAKREGPPFISEAAVRGNAAVLDYCRTSVSALSGATAGILGLTGLYGFIFYLLASVLLSLLLILKAGRRWNKYFKSRRPLFTGGLIGGLFTYVLFWTFLYGMVHVY